In Streptomyces chartreusis NRRL 3882, the following are encoded in one genomic region:
- a CDS encoding Pycsar system effector family protein — protein sequence MNPPDDPEMRAGVQLLADLRSEIARADAKATVLVGALGISAGVLAALLTNSGCSPAQLSTPAALLWWAGAASLVIALFALLLAVMPRYRSSNWTPGHPLTYFGDVRRAARAGRLTSALAETGRDPVRGVVLALAETSGIAARKHFWIRTGLVSFGCATVLFPGSMFLT from the coding sequence ATGAACCCGCCGGACGATCCGGAGATGCGCGCGGGTGTCCAGTTGCTCGCCGATCTCCGCAGCGAAATCGCCCGCGCCGACGCGAAGGCCACCGTTCTGGTCGGCGCGCTCGGCATCTCGGCGGGCGTGCTGGCCGCCCTGCTGACCAACAGTGGGTGCAGTCCAGCTCAACTGTCCACGCCTGCGGCCCTGCTGTGGTGGGCCGGGGCGGCGTCCTTGGTCATCGCACTGTTCGCCCTCCTGCTGGCCGTCATGCCCCGCTACCGAAGCAGCAACTGGACGCCCGGCCACCCGCTCACCTACTTCGGCGACGTACGACGAGCCGCACGAGCCGGCCGGCTCACCTCGGCCCTCGCGGAGACGGGCCGCGACCCCGTCCGTGGTGTCGTGCTCGCCCTCGCCGAGACGAGCGGCATCGCCGCCCGCAAGCACTTCTGGATCCGGACCGGACTGGTCTCGTTCGGCTGCGCGACCGTTCTGTTCCCCGGATCGATGTTCCTCACCTGA
- a CDS encoding M48 family metalloprotease, whose product MTTSPPDHDDLPHRPGRVHITARQRWTDITALGSLALHLPHVAASLAVVFLLSYALASMSSLPWWLLFGCWVLSGALVFHRPCERLMARWLFRLRYPTPDEDGRLRPVWREVTARAGVDADAYQLWIEESDAVNAMAAAGHIVGVTSHSLRTLTPGQLAGVLAHELGHHTRGHAWASLLSLWYALPARLAWRLLLRLATRLDRLPTGTAAVVIGVSGAAVVALATATYGLIFLPLATPYLVAAVARRSELRADEHAAGLGFAPQLMAVLHQERDRAESRRVPATAPGTAFTKEGMIARLLDSHPDVHTRLHHLQAHVESKH is encoded by the coding sequence ATGACCACGTCCCCACCGGACCACGACGACCTCCCCCACCGCCCCGGCCGCGTCCACATCACCGCCCGGCAGCGCTGGACGGACATCACCGCCCTCGGCTCGCTGGCGCTGCACCTTCCCCATGTGGCGGCCAGCCTGGCCGTTGTCTTTCTCCTGTCGTACGCCTTGGCTTCCATGAGCAGTCTGCCGTGGTGGCTTCTCTTCGGCTGCTGGGTCCTGAGCGGAGCACTGGTCTTCCACCGGCCGTGCGAGCGGCTCATGGCGAGGTGGCTGTTCCGACTGCGCTACCCCACTCCGGACGAGGACGGGCGACTGCGTCCCGTCTGGCGTGAGGTGACCGCCCGGGCCGGAGTGGACGCAGACGCCTATCAGCTGTGGATCGAGGAGAGCGATGCGGTCAACGCCATGGCGGCGGCCGGTCACATCGTCGGCGTGACCAGTCACTCGCTGCGGACGCTGACGCCCGGGCAGCTCGCCGGCGTCCTCGCCCACGAGCTGGGCCACCACACGAGGGGACACGCGTGGGCCTCGCTGCTGTCCCTCTGGTACGCCCTGCCGGCCCGGCTCGCCTGGCGTCTGCTGCTGCGGCTGGCCACCCGGCTGGACCGGCTCCCGACAGGTACGGCCGCCGTGGTGATCGGCGTGTCCGGCGCGGCCGTGGTCGCACTGGCGACCGCCACGTACGGGCTGATCTTCCTGCCGCTGGCCACGCCGTATCTGGTGGCCGCCGTCGCTCGGCGCTCAGAGCTCCGGGCCGACGAGCATGCCGCAGGCCTCGGCTTCGCGCCACAGCTGATGGCCGTACTGCATCAGGAGCGCGACCGGGCGGAGTCCCGTCGCGTCCCGGCCACCGCCCCGGGGACCGCCTTCACGAAGGAAGGGATGATCGCGCGACTGCTCGACTCCCATCCCGATGTCCACACCCGGCTCCATCACTTACAGGCCCATGTGGAGAGCAAGCACTGA
- a CDS encoding DNA-directed RNA polymerase subunit beta' has product MLDVNFFDELRIGLATADDIRQWSHGEVKKPETINYRTLKPEKDGLFCEKIFGPTRDWECYCGKYKRVRFKGIICERCGVEVTRAKVRRERMGHIELAAPVTHIWYFKGVPSRLGYLLDLAPKDLEKVIYFAAYMITYVDEERRTRDLPSLEAHVSVERQQIEQRRDADLEARAKKLETDLAELEAEGAKADVRRKVREGAEREMKQLRDRAQREIDRLDEVWNRFKNLKVQDLEGDELLYRELRDRFGTYFDGSMGAAALQKRLESFDLDEEAEKLREIIRTGKGQKKTRALKRLKVVSAFLQTSNSPKGMVLDCVPVIPPDLRPMVQLDGGRFATSDLNDLYRRVINRNNRLKRLLDLGAPEIIVNNEKRMLQEAVDALFDNGRRGRPVTGPGNRPLKSLSDMLKGKQGRFRQNLLGKRVDYSARSVIVVGPQLKLHQCGLPKAMALELFKPFVMKRLVDLNHAQNIKSAKRMVERGRTVVYDVLEEVIAEHPVLLNRAPTLHRLGIQAFEPQLVEGKAIQIHPLVCTAFNADFDGDQMAVHLPLSAEAQAEARILMLSSNNILKPADGRPVTMPTQDMVLGLFFLTTDGEMRDLKGEGRSFASVAEAIMAFDAGELSLQSRIDVRFPVGTIPPRGWTPPAREEGEPEWQQGDSFRLNTTLGRALFNELLPEDYPFVDYEVGKKQLSEIVNDLAERYPKVIVAATLDNLKAAGFFWATRSGVTVAISDVVVPEAKKEIVKGYEAQDEKVQKQYERGLITKDERTQELIAIWTKATNEVAEAMNDNFPKTNPIFMMVNSGARGNMMQMRQIAGMRGLVSNAKNETIPRPIKASFREGLSVLEYFISTHGARKGLADTALRTADSGYLTRRLVDVSQDVIIREEDCGTERGLRLKIASRNAEGTLLKAEDVETSVYARCLAEDIVVDGKVLAPAGTDLGDVLIDELVRHGVEEVKTRSVLTCESAVGTCAMCYGRSLATGKLVDIGEAVGIIAAQSIGEPGTQLTMRTFHTGGVAGDDITQGLPRVVELFEARTPKGVAPISEASGRVRIEETEKTKKIVITPDDGSDETAYPISKRARLLVSEGEHVEVGQKLTVGATNPHDVLRILGQRAVQVHLVGEVQKVYNSQGVSIHDKHIEIIIRQMLRRVTIIESGDAELLPGELVERSKFETENRRVVQEGGHPASGRPQLMGITKASLATESWLSAASFQETTRVLTDAAINAKSDSLIGLKENVIIGKLIPAGTGLSRYRNIRVEPTEEAKAAMYSAVGYDDIDYSPFGTGSGQAVPLEDYDYGPYNQ; this is encoded by the coding sequence GTGCTCGACGTCAACTTCTTCGACGAGCTCCGGATCGGTCTGGCTACCGCTGACGACATCCGTCAGTGGAGCCACGGCGAGGTCAAGAAGCCCGAGACCATCAACTACCGCACGCTCAAGCCCGAAAAGGACGGACTCTTCTGCGAGAAGATCTTCGGTCCGACCCGGGACTGGGAGTGCTACTGCGGCAAGTACAAGCGCGTCCGCTTCAAGGGCATCATCTGTGAGCGCTGTGGCGTCGAGGTCACGCGCGCCAAGGTGCGCCGTGAGCGGATGGGCCACATCGAGCTCGCCGCGCCCGTCACGCACATCTGGTACTTCAAGGGCGTCCCGTCGCGGCTGGGTTACCTGCTCGACCTCGCCCCGAAGGACCTGGAGAAGGTCATCTACTTCGCGGCGTACATGATCACGTACGTCGACGAGGAGCGCCGTACGCGCGACCTGCCCTCGCTGGAGGCCCACGTCTCCGTCGAGCGCCAGCAGATCGAGCAGCGCCGCGACGCCGACCTGGAGGCCCGCGCCAAGAAGCTCGAGACCGACCTGGCCGAGCTGGAGGCCGAGGGCGCCAAGGCCGATGTGCGCCGCAAGGTGCGTGAGGGTGCCGAGCGCGAGATGAAGCAGCTGCGTGACCGTGCGCAGCGCGAGATCGACCGGCTCGACGAGGTGTGGAACCGCTTCAAGAACCTCAAGGTCCAGGACCTCGAGGGCGACGAGCTGCTCTACCGCGAGCTGCGTGACCGCTTCGGCACGTACTTCGACGGCTCGATGGGTGCCGCGGCGCTGCAGAAGCGCCTGGAGTCCTTCGACCTCGACGAGGAGGCCGAGAAGCTCCGCGAGATCATCCGGACCGGCAAGGGCCAGAAGAAGACCCGTGCGCTCAAGCGCCTGAAGGTCGTCTCCGCGTTCCTGCAGACCAGCAACAGCCCCAAGGGCATGGTGCTGGACTGCGTCCCGGTCATCCCGCCGGACCTGCGTCCGATGGTGCAGCTGGACGGTGGCCGCTTCGCGACCTCCGACCTGAACGACCTGTACCGCCGTGTGATCAACCGGAACAACCGCCTGAAGCGCCTTCTAGACCTCGGTGCGCCCGAGATCATCGTGAACAACGAGAAGCGCATGCTGCAGGAGGCCGTCGACGCGCTGTTCGACAACGGCCGCCGTGGCCGTCCGGTCACCGGTCCCGGTAACCGCCCGCTGAAGTCCCTCAGCGACATGCTGAAGGGTAAGCAGGGTCGCTTCCGTCAGAACCTGCTCGGTAAGCGTGTGGACTACTCCGCGCGTTCCGTGATCGTCGTCGGTCCGCAGCTGAAGCTGCACCAGTGCGGTCTGCCGAAGGCGATGGCGCTGGAGCTCTTCAAGCCGTTCGTGATGAAGCGCCTGGTCGACCTGAACCACGCGCAGAACATCAAGAGCGCCAAGCGGATGGTCGAGCGCGGCCGCACGGTCGTGTACGACGTGCTGGAAGAGGTCATCGCGGAGCACCCGGTTCTGCTGAACCGTGCGCCCACGCTGCACCGCCTCGGCATCCAGGCCTTCGAGCCGCAGCTGGTCGAGGGCAAGGCCATTCAGATCCACCCGCTCGTCTGCACCGCGTTCAACGCGGACTTCGACGGTGACCAGATGGCCGTGCACCTGCCGCTGTCCGCGGAGGCGCAGGCCGAGGCCCGCATCCTGATGCTGTCCTCGAACAACATCCTCAAGCCGGCCGACGGCCGCCCGGTGACGATGCCGACCCAGGACATGGTCCTCGGTCTGTTCTTCCTCACCACCGACGGCGAGATGCGCGACCTCAAGGGTGAGGGCCGTTCCTTCGCCTCGGTCGCCGAGGCGATCATGGCCTTCGACGCGGGCGAGCTGTCGCTCCAGTCGAGGATCGACGTCCGCTTCCCGGTCGGCACCATCCCGCCGCGCGGCTGGACCCCGCCGGCGCGTGAGGAGGGCGAGCCCGAGTGGCAGCAGGGTGACAGCTTCCGGCTGAACACCACCCTGGGCCGTGCGCTCTTCAACGAGCTGCTGCCCGAGGACTACCCGTTCGTCGACTACGAGGTCGGCAAGAAGCAGCTCTCCGAGATCGTCAACGACCTCGCCGAGCGCTACCCGAAGGTCATCGTGGCGGCGACGCTCGACAACCTGAAGGCGGCCGGCTTCTTCTGGGCGACCCGTTCCGGTGTCACCGTGGCCATCTCCGACGTCGTCGTTCCCGAGGCGAAGAAGGAGATCGTCAAGGGCTACGAGGCGCAGGACGAGAAGGTCCAGAAGCAGTACGAGCGCGGTCTGATCACCAAGGACGAGCGCACGCAGGAACTCATCGCGATCTGGACCAAGGCGACCAACGAGGTCGCCGAGGCGATGAACGACAACTTCCCGAAGACCAACCCGATCTTCATGATGGTGAACTCGGGTGCACGAGGCAACATGATGCAGATGCGTCAGATCGCCGGTATGCGTGGTCTGGTGTCGAACGCGAAGAACGAGACGATCCCGCGGCCCATCAAGGCGTCGTTCCGTGAGGGTCTGTCCGTGCTGGAGTACTTCATCTCCACGCACGGTGCCCGTAAGGGTCTGGCGGACACCGCTCTGCGTACCGCCGACTCGGGTTACCTCACCCGTCGTCTGGTCGACGTCTCCCAGGACGTCATCATTCGCGAGGAGGACTGCGGCACCGAGCGCGGTCTGCGTCTCAAGATCGCGAGCCGGAACGCCGAGGGCACGCTGCTCAAGGCGGAGGACGTCGAGACGTCCGTGTACGCGCGCTGCCTCGCCGAGGACATCGTGGTCGACGGCAAGGTGCTGGCCCCGGCCGGTACGGACCTCGGCGACGTGCTCATCGACGAGCTGGTCCGCCACGGCGTCGAGGAGGTCAAGACCCGCTCGGTCCTGACCTGCGAGTCCGCCGTCGGCACCTGCGCCATGTGCTACGGCCGTTCGCTGGCCACCGGCAAGCTGGTCGACATCGGTGAGGCGGTCGGCATCATCGCCGCCCAGTCCATCGGTGAGCCCGGTACCCAGCTGACGATGCGTACCTTCCACACCGGTGGTGTGGCCGGTGACGACATCACCCAGGGTCTGCCGCGTGTCGTCGAGCTCTTCGAGGCCCGTACCCCGAAGGGTGTCGCCCCGATCTCCGAGGCCTCCGGCCGCGTCCGGATCGAGGAGACCGAGAAGACCAAGAAGATCGTCATCACGCCGGACGACGGCAGCGACGAGACGGCGTACCCGATCTCGAAGCGCGCCCGACTCCTGGTCAGCGAGGGCGAGCACGTCGAGGTGGGCCAGAAGCTCACCGTGGGTGCCACCAACCCGCACGACGTGCTGCGCATCCTGGGCCAGCGTGCCGTCCAGGTCCACCTGGTCGGCGAGGTCCAGAAGGTGTACAACTCGCAGGGTGTGTCGATCCACGACAAGCACATCGAGATCATCATCCGGCAGATGCTCCGCCGCGTGACGATCATCGAGTCCGGCGACGCCGAGCTGCTGCCCGGCGAGCTGGTCGAGCGCTCGAAGTTCGAGACCGAGAACCGTCGTGTGGTCCAGGAGGGCGGTCACCCGGCCTCCGGTCGTCCGCAGCTCATGGGCATCACCAAGGCCTCGCTGGCCACGGAGTCCTGGCTGTCGGCGGCGTCCTTCCAGGAGACGACCAGGGTCCTCACGGACGCGGCGATCAACGCCAAGTCCGACTCCCTGATCGGCCTCAAGGAGAACGTCATCATCGGTAAGCTCATCCCGGCCGGTACGGGTCTGTCCCGCTACCGCAACATCCGGGTGGAGCCGACCGAGGAGGCCAAGGCCGCGATGTACTCGGCCGTCGGCTACGACGACATCGACTACTCGCCGTTCGGCACGGGCTCCGGCCAGGCCGTGCCGCTGGAGGACTACGACTACGGTCCGTACAACCAGTAA
- the rpoB gene encoding DNA-directed RNA polymerase subunit beta, whose protein sequence is MAASRNASTANTNNGASTAPLRISFAKIKEPLEVPNLLALQTESFDWLLGNTAWQSRVEEALENGQDVPTKSGLEEIFEEISPIEDFSGSMSLTFRDHRFEPPKNSIDECKERDFTYAAPLFVTAEFTNNETGEIKSQTVFMGDFPLMTNKGTFVINGTERVVVSQLVRSPGVYFDSSIDKTSDKDIFSAKIIPSRGAWLEMEIDKRDMVGVRIDRKRKQSVTVLLKALGWTTEQILEEFGEYESMRATLEKDHTQGQDDALLDIYRKLRPGEPPTREAAQTLLENLYFNPKRYDLAKVGRYKVNKKLGTDTPLDAGILTVEDIIATIKYLVKLHAGETETVGDNGTSVVVETDDIDHFGNRRLRSVGELIQNQVRTGLARMERVVRERMTTQDVEAITPQTLINIRPVVASIKEFFGTSQLSQFMDQNNPLSGLTHKRRLSALGPGGLSRERAGFEVRDVHPSHYGRMCPIETPEGPNIGLIGSLATYGRVNAFGFVETPYRKVFEGQVTDQVDYLTADEEDRFVIAQANAPLTDDLRFAEARVLVRRKGGEVDYVGPEDVDYMDVSPRQMVSVATAMIPFLEHDDANRALMGANMMRQAVPLIQAESPLVGTGMEYRSAVDAGDVVKAEKPGVVQEVSADYITTANDDGTYITYRLAKFARSNQGTSVNQKVIVAEGDRIIEGQVLADGPATQRGEMALGKNLLVAFMPWEGHNYEDAIILSQRLVQDDVLSSIHIEEHEVDARDTKLGPEEITRDIPNVSEEVLADLDERGIIRIGAEVIAGDILVGKVTPKGETELTPEERLLRAIFGEKAREVRDTSLKVPHGETGKVIGVRVFDREEGDELPPGVNQLVRVYVAQKRKITDGDKLAGRHGNKGVISKILPIEDMPFLEDGTPVDIILNPLGVPSRMNPGQVLEIHLGWLASQGWDVSGLADEWAQRLQAIDADQVPPRTNVATPVFDGAREDELAGLLEHTIPNRDGDRLVLPSGKARLFDGRSGEPFPDPISVGYMYILKLHHLVDDKLHARSTGPYSMITQQPLGGKAQFGGQRFGEMEVWALEAYGAAYALQELLTIKSDDVTGRVKVYEAIVKGENIPEPGIPESFKVLIKEMQSLCLNVEVLSSDGMSIEMRDTDEDVFRAAEELGIDLSRREPSSVEEV, encoded by the coding sequence TTGGCCGCCTCGCGCAACGCCTCGACCGCGAATACGAACAACGGCGCCAGCACTGCCCCGCTGCGCATCTCTTTTGCAAAGATCAAGGAGCCTCTCGAGGTTCCGAACCTGCTCGCGCTGCAGACCGAGAGCTTCGACTGGCTGCTCGGCAACACGGCCTGGCAGAGTCGGGTCGAGGAGGCTCTGGAGAACGGTCAGGACGTCCCCACCAAGTCCGGGCTCGAGGAGATCTTCGAGGAGATCTCCCCGATCGAGGACTTCAGCGGGTCGATGTCGCTGACCTTCCGCGACCACCGCTTCGAGCCGCCGAAGAACTCGATCGACGAGTGCAAGGAGCGCGACTTCACGTACGCGGCCCCGCTCTTCGTCACCGCCGAGTTCACCAATAACGAGACCGGTGAGATCAAGTCCCAGACGGTCTTCATGGGCGACTTCCCGCTCATGACGAACAAGGGCACCTTCGTCATCAACGGCACCGAGCGGGTCGTGGTGTCGCAGCTCGTCCGCTCGCCCGGTGTCTACTTCGACTCCTCCATCGACAAGACGTCCGACAAGGACATCTTCTCCGCCAAGATCATCCCGTCCCGGGGTGCCTGGCTGGAGATGGAGATCGACAAGCGCGACATGGTCGGTGTCCGCATCGACCGCAAGCGCAAGCAGTCCGTCACCGTCCTGCTCAAGGCGCTCGGCTGGACCACCGAGCAGATCCTCGAGGAGTTCGGCGAGTACGAGTCCATGCGCGCCACCCTGGAGAAGGACCACACCCAGGGCCAGGACGACGCGCTGCTCGACATCTACCGCAAGCTGCGCCCGGGCGAGCCCCCCACGCGTGAGGCCGCGCAGACGCTGCTGGAGAACCTGTACTTCAACCCCAAGCGCTACGACCTGGCCAAGGTCGGCCGCTACAAGGTCAACAAGAAGCTGGGTACGGACACCCCGCTGGACGCCGGGATCCTGACCGTCGAGGACATCATCGCGACGATCAAGTACCTGGTGAAGCTGCACGCCGGCGAGACCGAGACGGTCGGTGACAACGGCACGTCCGTGGTCGTCGAGACCGACGACATCGACCACTTCGGCAACCGCCGCCTGCGCAGCGTCGGCGAGCTCATCCAGAACCAGGTCCGCACGGGTCTGGCGCGGATGGAGCGTGTCGTCCGCGAGCGGATGACGACCCAGGACGTCGAGGCGATCACGCCGCAGACCCTGATCAACATCCGGCCGGTCGTCGCCTCCATCAAGGAGTTCTTCGGCACCAGCCAGCTGTCCCAGTTCATGGACCAGAACAACCCGCTGTCGGGTCTGACGCACAAGCGGCGTCTGTCCGCGCTCGGCCCGGGTGGTCTGTCCCGTGAGCGGGCCGGCTTCGAGGTCCGTGACGTGCACCCCTCGCACTACGGCCGCATGTGCCCGATCGAGACCCCCGAAGGCCCGAACATCGGTCTGATCGGCTCGCTCGCCACCTACGGCCGGGTGAACGCGTTCGGTTTCGTCGAGACCCCGTACCGCAAGGTGTTCGAGGGCCAGGTCACCGACCAGGTCGACTACCTCACGGCCGACGAGGAGGACCGCTTCGTCATCGCGCAGGCCAACGCGCCGCTGACGGACGACCTCCGCTTCGCCGAGGCCCGCGTGCTGGTCCGCCGTAAGGGCGGCGAGGTCGACTACGTCGGCCCCGAGGACGTGGACTACATGGACGTCTCGCCGCGCCAGATGGTGTCGGTCGCGACCGCCATGATCCCCTTCCTGGAGCACGACGACGCCAACCGTGCCCTCATGGGCGCGAACATGATGCGCCAGGCCGTTCCGCTGATCCAGGCGGAGTCCCCGCTCGTCGGCACCGGCATGGAGTACCGCTCCGCGGTCGACGCCGGCGACGTGGTCAAGGCCGAGAAGCCGGGTGTGGTCCAGGAGGTCTCCGCGGACTACATCACCACCGCCAACGACGACGGCACGTACATCACGTACCGCCTGGCCAAGTTCGCCCGCTCCAACCAGGGCACCTCGGTCAACCAGAAGGTCATCGTCGCCGAGGGCGACCGGATCATCGAGGGCCAGGTCCTCGCCGACGGTCCGGCCACCCAGCGAGGCGAGATGGCGCTGGGCAAGAACCTGCTCGTGGCGTTCATGCCGTGGGAGGGTCACAACTACGAGGACGCGATCATCCTGTCGCAGCGCCTCGTGCAGGACGACGTCCTCTCCTCGATCCACATCGAGGAGCACGAGGTCGACGCCCGTGACACCAAGCTCGGCCCCGAGGAGATCACCCGGGACATCCCGAACGTCTCCGAGGAGGTCCTCGCCGACCTCGACGAGCGCGGCATCATCCGCATCGGTGCCGAGGTCATCGCCGGTGACATCCTCGTCGGCAAGGTCACGCCCAAGGGTGAGACCGAGCTGACGCCCGAGGAGCGCCTGCTGCGCGCGATCTTCGGTGAGAAGGCCCGTGAGGTCCGTGACACCTCGCTGAAGGTGCCGCACGGTGAGACCGGCAAGGTCATCGGTGTGCGCGTCTTCGACCGCGAGGAGGGCGACGAGCTTCCCCCCGGTGTGAACCAGCTGGTGCGCGTCTACGTCGCGCAGAAGCGCAAGATCACCGACGGTGACAAGCTCGCCGGCCGCCACGGTAACAAGGGCGTCATTTCCAAGATCCTGCCGATCGAGGACATGCCGTTCCTGGAGGACGGCACCCCGGTCGACATCATCCTCAACCCGCTCGGTGTGCCGTCCCGGATGAACCCGGGTCAGGTCCTGGAGATCCACCTCGGCTGGCTCGCCAGCCAGGGCTGGGACGTCTCCGGTCTCGCCGACGAGTGGGCCCAGCGCCTCCAGGCCATCGACGCCGACCAGGTCCCGCCGCGGACCAACGTCGCGACGCCGGTCTTCGACGGTGCCCGCGAGGACGAGCTGGCCGGTCTGCTGGAGCACACCATCCCGAACCGCGACGGTGACCGCCTGGTCCTCCCGTCCGGCAAGGCACGGCTGTTCGACGGCCGCTCCGGTGAGCCGTTCCCGGACCCGATCTCGGTCGGGTACATGTACATCCTCAAGCTGCACCACCTGGTCGACGACAAGCTGCACGCCCGTTCGACCGGCCCGTACTCGATGATCACCCAGCAGCCGCTGGGTGGTAAGGCCCAGTTCGGTGGCCAGCGCTTCGGCGAGATGGAGGTGTGGGCGCTGGAGGCTTACGGCGCCGCGTACGCCCTCCAGGAGCTGCTGACCATCAAGTCCGACGACGTGACCGGCCGCGTGAAGGTCTACGAGGCCATCGTCAAGGGCGAGAACATCCCCGAGCCCGGCATCCCCGAGTCCTTCAAGGTGCTCATCAAGGAGATGCAGTCTCTCTGCCTGAACGTGGAGGTGCTGTCCAGCGACGGTATGTCCATCGAGATGCGTGACACCGACGAGGACGTCTTCCGCGCTGCGGAGGAGCTCGGCATCGACCTGTCCCGGCGCGAGCCGAGCAGCGTCGAAGAGGTCTGA
- the rplL gene encoding 50S ribosomal protein L7/L12, with the protein MAKLSQEDLLAQFEEMTLIELSEFVKAFEEKFDVTAAAAAPVVVAGGAAGGAAAEAAEEKDEFDVILTGAGDKKIQVIKVVRELTSLGLKEAKDLVDGAPKPVLEKVNKEAADKAKESLEGAGASVEVK; encoded by the coding sequence ATGGCGAAGCTCAGCCAGGAAGACCTGCTCGCGCAGTTCGAGGAGATGACCCTCATCGAGCTCTCCGAGTTCGTGAAGGCGTTCGAGGAGAAGTTCGACGTCACCGCCGCCGCGGCCGCCCCGGTCGTCGTCGCCGGTGGTGCCGCTGGTGGCGCCGCCGCCGAGGCCGCCGAGGAGAAGGACGAGTTCGACGTCATCCTCACCGGTGCCGGCGACAAGAAGATCCAGGTCATCAAGGTCGTGCGTGAGCTGACCTCCCTGGGCCTGAAGGAGGCCAAGGACCTGGTCGACGGTGCGCCGAAGCCGGTTCTGGAGAAGGTCAACAAGGAGGCCGCCGACAAGGCGAAGGAGTCCCTCGAGGGCGCCGGTGCCTCCGTCGAGGTCAAGTAA
- the rplJ gene encoding 50S ribosomal protein L10: MARPDKVDAVEEMRDKFRDSNGAVVTAYTGLTVAQLQQLRRSLGENAHYRVAKNTLTKIAANEAGITAIDDLFTGSSAVAFVTGDPVEAAKGLRDFAKDNPNLVIKGGVLDGKALSADEIKKLADLESREVLLSKLAGAMKGKQSQAASVFQALPSKLVRTVDALRAKQDEQGGAE, encoded by the coding sequence ATGGCGAGGCCTGACAAGGTCGATGCCGTCGAGGAGATGCGGGACAAGTTCCGCGACTCCAACGGCGCTGTCGTTACTGCGTACACCGGTCTCACCGTGGCGCAGCTCCAGCAGCTGCGTCGTTCACTCGGTGAGAACGCTCATTACCGTGTGGCGAAGAACACGCTGACCAAGATTGCGGCCAACGAGGCCGGGATCACCGCGATCGACGACCTCTTCACGGGTTCGTCGGCCGTCGCCTTCGTGACCGGTGACCCGGTCGAGGCGGCGAAGGGTCTCCGTGACTTCGCCAAGGACAACCCCAACCTCGTCATCAAGGGCGGCGTCCTTGACGGCAAGGCGTTGTCCGCCGATGAGATCAAGAAGCTTGCGGACCTCGAGTCCCGCGAGGTTCTGCTCTCCAAGCTGGCCGGTGCCATGAAGGGCAAGCAGTCCCAGGCTGCCTCTGTCTTCCAGGCGCTGCCGTCGAAGCTCGTCCGCACCGTGGACGCGCTCCGTGCCAAGCAGGACGAGCAGGGCGGTGCCGAGTAA
- the rplA gene encoding 50S ribosomal protein L1 codes for MSKRSKSLRAADAKIDREKLYAPLEAVRLAKETSTTKFDGTVEVAFRLGVDPRKADQMVRGTVNLPHGTGKTARVLVFATGDRAEAARAAGADIVGADELIDEVSKGRLDFDAVVATPDLMGKVGRLGRVLGPRGLMPNPKTGTVTPDVAKAVTEIKGGKIEFRVDKHANLHFIIGKSSFDDTKLVENYGAALEEILRLKPSAAKGRYIKKAAITTTMGPGIPVDPNRTRNLLVEEDPAAV; via the coding sequence GTGAGCAAGCGCAGCAAGTCCCTTCGCGCTGCGGACGCCAAGATCGACCGGGAGAAGCTCTACGCCCCGCTCGAGGCCGTCCGTCTCGCCAAGGAGACCTCCACGACCAAGTTCGACGGCACCGTCGAGGTCGCCTTCCGTCTGGGTGTCGACCCGCGCAAGGCCGACCAGATGGTCCGTGGCACCGTGAACCTCCCGCACGGCACCGGTAAGACCGCCCGGGTCCTGGTCTTCGCGACCGGCGACCGTGCCGAGGCCGCGCGTGCCGCGGGCGCCGACATCGTCGGCGCCGACGAGCTGATCGACGAGGTGTCGAAGGGCCGTCTGGACTTCGACGCCGTCGTCGCCACCCCGGACCTCATGGGCAAGGTCGGCCGCCTCGGCCGGGTGCTCGGTCCGCGTGGTCTGATGCCGAACCCGAAGACCGGCACCGTGACCCCGGACGTGGCCAAGGCCGTGACCGAGATCAAGGGCGGCAAGATCGAGTTCCGCGTGGACAAGCACGCGAACCTGCACTTCATCATCGGCAAGTCGTCCTTCGACGACACCAAGCTGGTGGAGAACTACGGCGCGGCGCTGGAGGAGATCCTGCGTCTGAAGCCGTCCGCCGCCAAGGGCCGGTACATCAAGAAGGCCGCCATCACCACCACGATGGGCCCCGGCATCCCGGTCGACCCGAACCGCACCCGCAACCTCCTCGTCGAGGAGGACCCGGCCGCGGTCTGA